One Dehalococcoidia bacterium genomic window, ATGGCGCCTCAGAACTGTTTATTCGAAATTCAAATGCTGAAAAATTAATTCCCTCCAAAACTGATCAAATCAATAGAATCAAGTACAATAGCAGGACGGCACTACGGCTAAACTTACTTCCGTTTTGCTTAGGGGGCTGTTGATCTTGTTTGGTACCGGGTCGCAGTCCCTGCTTTTTAGTCCTTCTTTTCAATCAAATTTAGAAGTACAAATAAGCTCACGGTAATTGCCCAGAGGCATGTCATTAGCCCGAGCAACAAGAACATTGTGGGGATTGATGTGAGGGCCGCAATGAAACCTGCTATTAGCGGCGAAATAAATTTGGCGCTGTTTTGTGCGACTCTGTCTGCTGCAACGAAACCGCCACGAAGCTCAGCCCTGACGCTTTGTGTTAATAAGCTTTTTTGAGTAGGTGAAATAACACCATTAGCAAAACCAAAGATTAATAAGACAGGGGCAAGGTGCCATATGCTGGTGACAAAACATGTTGAAATAAGGCAAACACCTTGAATTCCAAACCCTATTGTCACTGAATGCATTGGGCCCATCCGAGAGCTGATCATTCTTACCAGAGAGGCTGTAGCTATTGCACCAATAGCAAAAATTGTAAATAAAAAGCCTCCGCGATCAACACCGACGCCAAGGCTTGAAATAGCAAACAGAGGTAGGTAAGTGAAATATGCAAATTCTACAAAAAAACGCAACGAACTCATTGAAAAAATGATCAGTGACCTAGGTCGAATCGATTTATCAAAAACTTCCCTGACGTATTTCATGGTAGTGGAATTACGCTCAAGGTACGTCTCGGGTAATTTGACCCAGGCGATTAATCCAATTGGTATTGCAAGAAAATACAGAACAAAAGGCATTTGCCATGCAATAGCGCCTAGTAAACCGGATGCTACTGGAATCATTAGCAATGCAACTCGATCAAGTACTACTTTCATACCCTGGGCAGTGGCTTCCTGCTCCCCTTTGAAAGTGTCTCCAATCAGCACTACTACCAGCGGCATAATTCCCGCATACGCAACACCCTGAAGGAACCTTAAGACCAATAAAATTGTGAAAGAGTCAGCTAAAACAATCAGTCCTCCGGACAATCCATAGAGTAAGAGGCAAGATACCAATATGAATTTGCGACCATAAAAATCACTTAAGAACCCTGCGACGGGCGCTAGAAACACTGCAGGAAGAGCGAAGGAGCTTAATACCCAGCCGATGTGCTCTTCTGGGACTTTTAGTGCATCTACAATCACGGGAAGAATTGGGTACACCAGGCTTGCACCCATAATCATAAGCATTGAGGAC contains:
- a CDS encoding MFS transporter, encoding MKALVEIKSLNLHRNGSLQAIFGSSMLMIMGASLVYPILPVIVDALKVPEEHIGWVLSSFALPAVFLAPVAGFLSDFYGRKFILVSCLLLYGLSGGLIVLADSFTILLVLRFLQGVAYAGIMPLVVVLIGDTFKGEQEATAQGMKVVLDRVALLMIPVASGLLGAIAWQMPFVLYFLAIPIGLIAWVKLPETYLERNSTTMKYVREVFDKSIRPRSLIIFSMSSLRFFVEFAYFTYLPLFAISSLGVGVDRGGFLFTIFAIGAIATASLVRMISSRMGPMHSVTIGFGIQGVCLISTCFVTSIWHLAPVLLIFGFANGVISPTQKSLLTQSVRAELRGGFVAADRVAQNSAKFISPLIAGFIAALTSIPTMFLLLGLMTCLWAITVSLFVLLNLIEKKD